The following coding sequences are from one Cervus canadensis isolate Bull #8, Minnesota chromosome 4, ASM1932006v1, whole genome shotgun sequence window:
- the IL17B gene encoding interleukin-17B: MDWPYNLLFLLTISIFLGLGQPRNPKGKRKGPGRPGTLAPGPHQLPLDLVSRAKPYARMEEYERNLAEMVAQLRNSSEPARRKCEVNLQLWLSNKRSLSPWGYSINHDPSRIPADLPEARCLCLGCVNPFTMQEDRSMVSVPVFSQVPVRRRLCPLPPRTGPCRQRAVMETIAVGCTCIF; the protein is encoded by the exons ATGGACTGGCCATACAACCTG CTGTTCCTTCTCACCATTTCCATCTTCCTGGGGCTGGGCCAGCCCAGGAACCCCAAAGGCAAGAGAAAGGGGCCAGGGCGGCCTGGGACCCTGGCCCCTGGGCCTCACCAGTTGCCGCTGGACCTGGTGTCCCGGGCAAAGCCCTATGCCCGCATGGAGGAATatgagaggaacctggcggagATGGTGGCCCAGCTGAGGAACAGCTCCGAGCCGGCCAGGAGGAAGTGTGAGGTCAACCTGCAGCTGTGGCTGTCCAACAAGAGGAGCCTGTCACCCTGGGGCTACAG CATCAACCATGACCCCAGCCGCATTCCTGCAGACCTGCCGGAGGCGCGGTGCTTGTGTCTGGGCTGCGTGAACCCCTTCACCATGCAGGAGGACCGCAGCATGGTGAGCGTGCCCGTGTTCAGCCAGGTGCCTGTGCGTCGCCGCCTCTGCCCGCTGCCGCCACGCACCGGGCCCTGCCGCCAGCGCGCGGTCATGGAGACCATCGCCGTGGGCTGCACCTGCATCTTCTGA